The genome window GAACTGGACATCTGAAGCTTCAAGTGGTTTGTGTTGCTTCGGTGGTTTTGTAGTCACTGCAGCAGTGCAGGTGCAGGTGCAGCTACTGCAAAGTAAATGGATCTTTTTAACCAAATGTTAAATGGTATGAATCAATAGAAATGAAACaagcaacagaaaatgcagaTTTATAAGGCATGCTAAAACATAGTCCTTTCAATCAGATCAATTCGATATACAGCCTTTGCCTTTCTGTGCTAGAACAGAAgctaaagagaatgagaatggAAAAGTTCTGcgtgaaggaaagaaaaaaagttatgcTTTCCAGGTCTTTGCAATGTTTTGCTTGCAAGGGATGATTCTGATCACAATAAGAACAATTTTGTAGAACCTCTAAACCTTGTTCATCGTAGCATGGAAATTAATTGTCAGCAGAAACATGACTTACACGTACACATGAGACATACATAAGGTCTATAACAAGCTATCAATCAATTTAAAGTCATATCTTCTAGATGGTACTGCCTAATGAAAATGCTTTTCAGCTAAAACCTAAAAGTATAGTATACTCATGAACTAACAATATGCTTCTAATTAATTAACTTAAATTATTATGCTTAACCACCAGAAAAAAGAGGCAGCTCTGAATCACATGGGCACATGGAAGGACATGAAAATTACCCAGCCATTAATGTCATTAACTCTGAAGTTTTCGTTATTTGTATGTTTCCTTAGCATCATCTGGATCTGAGTCCGAGTCACTAGCATTGTACCCTGCAAACAAGAACCTGTTAGGTCTAGCAAATAGTAGAAGACAACATGCATTTATACAGTTGCTGGCAAGATGAAGACACTAAAGAGCCCTGGAAACGTTGAAAGGCAGGATATGGGCTGCAAACCTGGGCGTTTATTGCTAACTTTCCAGACTGTAGATCGGTATCTTGATGCTTTCTCCATCCAAACTCTTGCCTATATAATGAAGATATCGGTAAATCAATTAAATTTTCATAGCAATACAACAGTAATGCTCAGGAAATTCAATAAATAAGATAAGAAAACCTCAGTAAGAAATGCTCAATGACTGGCTTTTCCCTCATTACTTTTCATTTTTGAACAGCTCATATTCCACCCATTGGATTCCAAACCTATTCCGCACTGTTGTAAAACCTATTCCCAGCTCCAGTGCACAGCACAAACTTGGTGGATTCACAGTCAATCCAATCTTGTAAGTTTTAAACTTCAGTCTTTCCTGGGGCACCTATCTGTGGGTCGAATGTTCACTCATTTATCACAAGGTCCCGGGCAATCAAAGGCGGTGTTTCACATTTTTACACTACGCTAATAATATCCCTTACTTTGCAGTTTTGTAACTCTAGAATTAAATGTCAAACAGCGAATATATGAGTTATGACAACCAGAAAGCGGTACAGTCTGTTCAACAAACAAGTTACCAGCCAGTGCTTCTTTCAGAACCTTAACTGTGAGATTAGTACAGCTGCACAAAGtaatttatgaaaaaattattatcAACAAATGCAGTGAAACATGTAAGTATGAATCTTCCACCTCTATTCTTCATGTTCCCCAAATAGGTAGGAAATTTTAAGATCATCTACGGATCACAGCTTCTGATActtctttctattctttttgGATAATAATCGTGTTATACGTCAATTATGCAATATAGAGGTCATAATTGCTCGCAATTCTACCAGTGAACAACTATACAAGCCTCATTAAACCGATTTCCCCACTGGCAAGCATTGCAACAGCAAAGATAGCAAGACAAACAAGCTGAGTAACTGACAGCCCACCAAAATTCATAACAGGTCACTAAGGAAGTTTTAGATCAATCACATAGTAATTATGACGCGGAGTCTAAAGAAGCTATGTAACAGCAGCTATGAATCTAACCAACCAATCCAAATGTACTGATCTAAAGTGAAACCATTTAACATTCACGAAATGACAGATTCCGAAGGCCAATGATCTAGAACCAAAACCTCAAAGGCGGCTCCTTTAATCACCGGAATCCACAAAAGACCCCAGGGAAATCGATGCAAGGGGCTTACCTTGTGCTCGTTCTTGTTGACGCCGTATCCGCTGCGGTACATCTGACCGACGAGCACCTGCATGGCGACGTCGCCGGCGCGCGCCTCCTTGAGCGCGTCCTGGAACCACCGCCTGGTGCAGTCGGACACCACCTCGGCAAGCGGCACCCGCTCGTCCTCTTGTAACCCGCACGCCGCCGCCAAATCCCGCACCTCGGCCCGCCCGGAGCTGGccgccccggcggcggcggagtttCTGGGAGTATCCAGCGGGGCGGGCGGAGTCTTCGCTGCCTTCCCGGCGGCGGAGGGCGAGCGGACGctgcgggcggcggcggcggcgacggcggcggcggtcgggaGGAGCTTGCCCATGCAAAGGTGGGGCTTTCCTGAGGGAGTGGAGGCGGATTTGCGAGAAAAGCGGGGGCTTTTGTGCGAAAAGGGAGGTGTCCTCCGTTGCCAAAGGTGCAAAGTTGGTGGCGTGGAAGGTAAGAGCTCGGATATAGCTGTGGATTTTATTTTTCGATTTTCTCGGATGGGAATGGCGACCTAGTGAAGGAACCAGTGTGATCCTGACACGTGgactttatattaaaaaaagaaaaataacagtGAGGTACTACACTAAAACATATAGTAGTTTTTAAATGGTTTTGCAAAATGCCTTTAGTTCTGCGatatttaccaaaaaaaaatcaaatttagtTTAAGTAACACACTGCATGAAGATTATGTATCTGTACACTCACAAGTTGCTTGCTTGAGTTGCTTCAGATTTGCCCAGAAAATCTTGACACTTATGCTTCTTTCTGTACACTCAGCAAGTTACAAAATTCACACGAGTCCTGCGAGGCATATACAATCCTCACCAAGCACCGGATGCTCCGGAGTTGCATCAAAAGATAATAAACATATGACGCGCTCCAAAACACAACAATCACTAAGTAGGCACACTGTTTACAGAGCTGCTCCTATCTTGCCATGGTCCGGACCAACTGTTTTGGCATGTAATCCTGTAGAACGCTGGCTCCATTCCATCGATCATTTGCTCCATGCAAGAACAGGAACACAAGAACTGGTTCGGCAGATTACTTGTGGAACATCAGGCGCGAGATTGCTTTGAGGAAACAGCTACTCACTCCAGCTatcctcgtcatcttcatcagcAACAGCCTGTTTCACAAAAGAAGAATCATCATGTGATCATGGATGATAAAGCTATGACCAACTGAAATTGTAGCAAGATGCAGAATGCCTTATAAACCTGGCGAATCGCATGGGCACGCTCTAGAATGGCCACCACTTGTAAATTCGTTCTGGGACCACCCATCACATTTGGTCTCTTTGCAAGAACAGGCTTCAAGTTGAAAGACTGTAAAATTGGTTTGAGGCACTTTTAGCATGGTCTGACTGTATCTCCTTTCCAAAAAAATCACTATAATGACAGTGATTGGCTTAGATGCAACCTTCAACGCTTACCTTATTCTTTATCTGTTCTAGTATTGTGTTCTTCTCATCTGGAAGCTTACTTGAAGGCTGAACCATAGTTGGAGCCTTTCTGAgctgaaaagaaataaaaaggaagatATCTGATCAGGTGAATATCTTAAAATGATTTATAGCAAATAATGAAAGTAGTCATACCATGCTTCTGTCATGAAAAGTAACTGGAAGTAGAGGATATCTAGGCGGTTTTGGCTCTGAATGAGTTGGTGTCTTTGTTAATTCCTCTTCTAGTGCAGAAAAAAAGTCCCTTGATTTGTCATCAGAACCACAACATTCGTCATCTTCCTGTTGCGCTAGTAAATCAGGATTCATCGTATCCTCCTGTTTAGGAACCCCATTTGGTTTGTTTTCTTCTGAACCTGAAACTTTGTTGCTACCTGCAGCTGAAAATTCCTTTtcattttgatcatcaaatATTTGATGCTTCTCATTCGTCTTTTCTGCTGACAAATCAGCAGTGTGCAAGCCATTGCATTCAGAAACTCCATCACTTAACTGGTATTTTCCTTCTTGTTCTGGTATAAATTTTATAGCACCAAACTCTGACCATGCCTCTTCTGGAATAACTATAAGCTCAGGTAACTGCAAAGCGTGCAGATTTTCATTTTTGACTGAAGCAACTTCTACCTCGCTTTTCACTTCTGACGAGGAAAATGGATTAGAATCATGCAAATCGCACTCTTTGTCTCCTCCTTGGTGATGATTTTCTTGAGAACCCCTGTTAAGGAATTGATTTGTCTCGTGATAATCAGAAACCGTTGCCTGCaccatttcattctgcaaactCAAGCCATTGTTCAGACTACTTTCCTGAACAATTTCAGCATCTTCATTTCTTTTATCCAACAAAGAGCTGCCTTCACTTTCTTGGTGTTTAACTGGAGGCTTTGGCCTTGGTGGCCTCCCAATCTTCGCAGATAAAGGTGATGACCCCATTTGAAGCTTGTTCATTCGCCACTGCATCGGCGGAAGAGGTGGAAGCGGTGGCACATCGTCAGAAGAACCGTTTTCTTGTGCATTTCCATAAGTTGGTTGAGGAGGAAGGACATTCAGCGACTGTTGCATTGCACCATTAAGCATCCAATCAAAGCTTGAGATGATCGGCAATGGAACATCTCTGGAGTCAAGAGCTAGTGCATCTCCAAAAACTTCCGTACTGCTGTGGCACGAATTAGGTGGTTCTTGATTGACAGCTTGATGCAATTCATGGCTTTCCTCAGTGTTTACAGTTAGATCTGGAGTTACAGCCACCGTGGATGAGCTGCACGACGGTACTTGCTCACTTTGGCTAACAATTTCATAGCTGCTGAGAACCGTATCTTGTTCAAAAGTAGTTTCTGGATGTAAATAGCATTGTTCATTTTCTGGCACAGCAGCTTCACTAGTGATTACTGACTCAATTACCATTTTAGGTAGATCAGTCTCCATGAAAGTTTCTGACAATGTGATATACTCCACTTCAGGGGCGTCGTTGTCGGTGCCCTTACATGCCACTGTATCGTCTTCATCTGTGAGAGTGAGTAGAGTTATCCGGCACGGATCATCAGATTGCTTGGATGAAAACGGTGAGATCATGCCATCTGAAACCACTTGCTCTTCTACGTAATCGGTGCTTTCATCATCCAACGCATCTGCATCAGATTCATTGCTTTCCTCGATATCTTCTGCATTCACCTGCTCCTCACAAATGCTGACTTCTTTCAAATCTTCAGCCACATCAGATGCATTTTCAGAAATAACTTCAGTATGAGTATCCTCAGTCACTTCCCTATCAGGATGTTCATCAATCTTCCCTTGAGAATGCTCCAATATGTGATTGAGCACGCCAGTAGATGAATGTTCATCAGGTGCAGCACCTGCACATCCTTCTTCCTCTCGGAAACCCGGTGATGCGATGCCTGTCACGTAGATAATGTTGGTTTCCTGAAGGCTGTTTCCATCATCAGGGACTGAATGTTGGGGACTGTCAGTAGGTGGGATATCATGCTCAGACTCATGGTTCACTTCTTCCTGCTGGTATTCTCTTGAACTAACGTCATCATGAGGTGAATCTGAAGGCATTCTGAGCATGGCACTGTCCTTAATGTCAACAGGAGGGTCATACATTTCCAGGTACTTGACATCACATCCCTCTCCATTTGATTCAAAGTCATATAAGTCACTATCTTTAGTTCTATCATACTTCACCTCAAGCAGTTGCTTCGCCATGCTCCGGAGGGAATCGGAAAAAGGGTCATGCTTCTTGGAGAGCTTCCTTGGCAGAATGCCAACTTTTGAAGCAATCAGCTCCATGCTGCCGACATACTTGGACCTCTTGCTTGCTATTTTCTTGAAGGAAATGGTTGCGATGTTGGAGTTCTCCTTGGCTTCCTTGACCAGCTTCTTACTAATATCTTGTGTGCCATTTGATACAACATTACTGACAATGACATTGCATCTCAATTCAGTAGCTTGTTCTCTGATGCCAGACTCTGAAGAATGGAAATCTTCGGTAAGAAATTCCTCCAAGGAACTAGTCCTATCGTGGTCGCAAGAAGCCGGCTTTTCTTGCGCAAGCAGTTCCTCCAACGAGCTAGTCCTCTGATGTTCACCAACAACTGGTTTGGCCTCTGGAGTGGAGACAATGGCTTCTTCGGGCTGAATACTCGTATCTCCGTTTGCCGATGCAACATCTGATGAGTCTTTCTTCTCGAAGCTGCTAGACCTTGACGCCATGGCATTGTGAGCATCAGAGCACGTATTGTCTGAATCCATGCGTGCAAAGGCACGGTGTCCATGGTCCCTATGCTCTGAGTCTGTCTCCACTTCGGAATCCATTGTGGTGAGTGCGTCCACGTAGATGTCAACTTCAGAGTTGTACCCCTTGCTGCTTCCTGCTGACCGAGCATATGAAGATAGTGACAGGGCTTCTTCAGTGATTAATTTGTTATTGCGAGCCATGATGGTGTGGTCTTCCTTGACTTTGTCCATGTTGCTGGATGTGTCTACCATGATGTCTCTCTCTTCAGTGTATGAGTCAGGTGAATCGGACAAAGATATATGCACATTTGAGTGATCAACTGTGAGGAGTTTCTCCTCTGATGAAGCCTTTTCGTAAAGATTCTGCATATGTGGTCTGAAGATTTGAAAGACAGATCCATTTTGTTCCCGGTACTTCAGTCGTCTGCGCCTTGTGGGAACTTCATCCAAAGCTTCACTAGACGAATCTGTCTCCAGTCTACAGAGAGATGAGAAGTAATATTTTTAGAAGAAGTTAGCAGAACCAGAACAGATTACACGTGTCAAAGATTTGAAAGGAAAGGTACTTTGAGTCATTGTCGGCTGCGTTTTGTTGGCTGAAAATCTCATAATTCTGAAGGTTTGGCCTGATCTCCTGCAAGAGAGGAACAAAAGAATTTGAATGCTTCCATCTTTAAAGTTCAGTCAAGCAGAGACATTCACTCTTTCGGTGGAGCTGATTGGATTAAAAATGCACAATCAAAGAAATTTATAACAAATAGCACAAGCAACGTTCAGTATTAATTTTTTTGCAACTTAGACTCGTGTCAATCTTAAAGAAGGGATATAATGCACATCTACTAGTGAGTGGATTACATATGAACTTGTTGCAGTGACAGCACTTTATGTTTCTTACCATGGCTCTAAGAGGTCTTCTTTCTCTCTGAATTCCTTCCTGCAGCACGCTAGAACATGCAGAATCCGTCTTGAAGAATGACGGGTCGGTGTATCTTTTCAAACACACCCCCTCGCCACCAATATCATACCTGCACATTGAACAATACTACAACCATCATGATTCAACAAAACCTACATTATCTCAGTAGCTATAACAAACAAGAGATAGATCATCATACTTGTCAAGCATGAATAATTTGGGAGGCCCACGACATTGCTTGATGGACTCCATGATGAAGCGGGGCGTGTCGCCTCTTGTCACAACCCCATAGTCCAGCCTCGGATTAGCGTGCCATTCAATTCCTGCAGAAGGATCAAACAATGGCATCAGAGATTATGAAGGATAAGTTGCAGAGAAGTTTTTACTTTGTTCTGAACCTACCCCTGTTAGAAGCAACATACAAGTAGTCTCTCTGGCAGGAGTCTTTCTCTAGCAGTGGCAGCTCTGCCTCCAGTTGCTGCACTCGGAGCATGAGCCCATGCCCTCGTGCGGACGTGCTCATTACCTCATCGTACAGCCCATGGAACACCTGTGCTGCAAATCTGTAAACATACGATGGGTCATTTCAACGGCATCATCGTCATGAGTTTGCAGTTCATCTGTCCGAAATTCTAGTTTCTGCCTGATCAAGGTCAAACTCTGGTTGATTTGGTGCACTTCTGTATTTTCTTTGCTTAAATCTTAAGGCTCTAGAAATTAATCAGAGCTTACGcagacaaaaaaaattctttctttttttttataaaaaggaCTTCTGTAATGGCCAGGAAGTGCTTGATCACAACAATGAAATAAAGTTAGAACAAAACAATGCTGTCTGTCcgttcggaaaaaaaaaacaatgatgTCTGTTGCTGAGCTAGGACAAGGCCATCAACAGAGTTAATCACCTGAAAGTCAAACGGCTCATACATCAATAACCTACCgtttctcaaaaagaaaaaaaggaaaaggattgAAAACCTCCCATTTTGTCCATAACAAAAACATTAGGTGATCTACTACGATCAGTGTCCAATACTGTTGACCCAAGAACCATGACGCAACAATtccaagtgtcatcaagaactCATCCGTGgacaaaaagggaaaaataaataaaagtctAAAATGCAACCAGAGCCAAACAGAGAAGACAGGACGACAATCATGGCGGACAAGGAGGCAGAGTAGAGAGAACAGGGGATGCAACGTACTCGGTGAGGTCGCCGAGCTGGCGGAGGACGCCGACGAGGCCGGCCATGGCGACGCCATCGAGGACGGCCTCCGGGTCGTGCTGGTCGGCCGTGCGGTAGAGGTCGCGGCCGCCGAGGCCGTACTCGTTGCCGACCTTGTGCCGCGACAGGGGCATTGCCCGCAACCCTCGTGGCCCGAGCTGcccgtcttcttcttcttcttgctgcCGCTGCCGTGGCAGCTTTTTCTCCGACCACCGATTCCGGTGGCTCGGGCAGGAGCGCACGGCACTATAAAGATCCCGCCTTTACACTTTTATCGCCGCTAATTGAAGTCTCGGAGGATTGGTGAGGCTGTGTTCTTGGTGTTAGTTTGCTGGGGGCGCCTTTTGTTTTCTCTCCCGCTCGGTGTCTCGTACTTGCAGGGTCCTCAACACATCGGCAAGCACAATGAAGGAGATAGGGAGGCGCCAGAGAGGTCAGGAGAGTAGTGCAGgttaactctctctctctcgccccaccccccccccccccccccaaaaaaaatcgaATTCGTTTCCGGGGAGGTCCAGTGGGGCCCACAAGGGTGACCCTGCCAAGAGGGGACCCACATCCTCCGGCGCTGCGCATGTGAACACGTTAATGAGGCAAATGCTAGCATGCTTGCTGGCCTATGTGAAACCTGTGATCGTGTGCAAATTTACCGCGGCCGTGCGTCCGTGCGTGGGTGGAAATTAGCGAAAAGGTTCACACTACCAATCCTCTTTTAGttcaattaataatattattttttattaaaattgaataatatttttaaaagttattatAATTAATTGAACTAAAGATGATCGGTGGATATCCCTACCTGGCTTAGTCAAGGAATTTAAAATCGCTTGCTAGTAATTCCAAATGGTTCGAGTGAAATT of Phragmites australis chromosome 3, lpPhrAust1.1, whole genome shotgun sequence contains these proteins:
- the LOC133912305 gene encoding uncharacterized protein LOC133912305, giving the protein MGKLLPTAAAVAAAAARSVRSPSAAGKAAKTPPAPLDTPRNSAAAGAASSGRAEVRDLAAACGLQEDERVPLAEVVSDCTRRWFQDALKEARAGDVAMQVLVGQMYRSGYGVNKNEHKARVWMEKASRYRSTVWKVSNKRPGYNASDSDSDPDDAKETYK
- the LOC133912306 gene encoding protein SCAR2-like; its protein translation is MPLSRHKVGNEYGLGGRDLYRTADQHDPEAVLDGVAMAGLVGVLRQLGDLTEFAAQVFHGLYDEVMSTSARGHGLMLRVQQLEAELPLLEKDSCQRDYLYVASNRGIEWHANPRLDYGVVTRGDTPRFIMESIKQCRGPPKLFMLDKYDIGGEGVCLKRYTDPSFFKTDSACSSVLQEGIQRERRPLRAMEIRPNLQNYEIFSQQNAADNDSKLETDSSSEALDEVPTRRRRLKYREQNGSVFQIFRPHMQNLYEKASSEEKLLTVDHSNVHISLSDSPDSYTEERDIMVDTSSNMDKVKEDHTIMARNNKLITEEALSLSSYARSAGSSKGYNSEVDIYVDALTTMDSEVETDSEHRDHGHRAFARMDSDNTCSDAHNAMASRSSSFEKKDSSDVASANGDTSIQPEEAIVSTPEAKPVVGEHQRTSSLEELLAQEKPASCDHDRTSSLEEFLTEDFHSSESGIREQATELRCNVIVSNVVSNGTQDISKKLVKEAKENSNIATISFKKIASKRSKYVGSMELIASKVGILPRKLSKKHDPFSDSLRSMAKQLLEVKYDRTKDSDLYDFESNGEGCDVKYLEMYDPPVDIKDSAMLRMPSDSPHDDVSSREYQQEEVNHESEHDIPPTDSPQHSVPDDGNSLQETNIIYVTGIASPGFREEEGCAGAAPDEHSSTGVLNHILEHSQGKIDEHPDREVTEDTHTEVISENASDVAEDLKEVSICEEQVNAEDIEESNESDADALDDESTDYVEEQVVSDGMISPFSSKQSDDPCRITLLTLTDEDDTVACKGTDNDAPEVEYITLSETFMETDLPKMVIESVITSEAAVPENEQCYLHPETTFEQDTVLSSYEIVSQSEQVPSCSSSTVAVTPDLTVNTEESHELHQAVNQEPPNSCHSSTEVFGDALALDSRDVPLPIISSFDWMLNGAMQQSLNVLPPQPTYGNAQENGSSDDVPPLPPLPPMQWRMNKLQMGSSPLSAKIGRPPRPKPPVKHQESEGSSLLDKRNEDAEIVQESSLNNGLSLQNEMVQATVSDYHETNQFLNRGSQENHHQGGDKECDLHDSNPFSSSEVKSEVEVASVKNENLHALQLPELIVIPEEAWSEFGAIKFIPEQEGKYQLSDGVSECNGLHTADLSAEKTNEKHQIFDDQNEKEFSAAGSNKVSGSEENKPNGVPKQEDTMNPDLLAQQEDDECCGSDDKSRDFFSALEEELTKTPTHSEPKPPRYPLLPVTFHDRSMLRKAPTMVQPSSKLPDEKNTILEQIKNKSFNLKPVLAKRPNVMGGPRTNLQVVAILERAHAIRQAVADEDDEDSWSE